A region of the Arachis hypogaea cultivar Tifrunner chromosome 15, arahy.Tifrunner.gnm2.J5K5, whole genome shotgun sequence genome:
aaaatgtaaattatatctcttaaaaaatatattttatttattttttttaatatttttatttttattattaaaaatttatcaaacatgataaaaaataaaaaatatttttttattaaaaaatttttttttctatcaacTAAATGCCACTTGAGTAAACACTAAGAAAACAAATGATTTAAGAAAATCTTATGCACATTAGGTAAGTAGGAATGTCAACAGGATAGGACGGGGCAGGAGATGCCTTCTGCTCCTTATCTCCGCTCCCACCCtatctttattttcgttttttgtCGTGGGGGAATATTGCTCTTCATTTTCATTTCTCATAGGGCCCTATTCTCTGCGGGAATCTCATTCCTCATCTATCTGataattttaactaattattaatttccatatgaatagagcCGCAAGTATCCATCCTATATAAAAACAGTAAGATTTtattatacaaaaagtctaaCGACAAAATGGTAACTTATTTCGAAATGACGCAGTGGGGGACGTAACGGCGAGTCAGAGGACAGAGCAGTGGACGAGGTGGGAGATGCAACAACAGAGGGGAAAATGGACACGACGACAGAGTTATGGAAATGAACGCCGCAAATAGAGAGCACGACGCGGTGAGGATGATGGTACCGTGAGAAGGGAGAGTGGCGAGGGGGTGGCTACAGAGAAGTTGGATGGAGTATATAGTATGGACAGCATGATCTCTGAATTGAAGAATGGTTATGCAAATGAGGATTAGGAATTttgggtttatatatatatatatatgtatgttttgGGTTTCGGGGATTAGCGGAGAcgggcggggatccccgctcgaGTCCCCGCGCTTGCATCGGAAGAATTTTGTACCCTATTTCTATCCCtgcgaaaaaaaattttcacaattGGATCCCCACTCGAAACAGTCTCCGCAAGGATCCCACGTCTCGAGAAATTTTGCCATCTCTACAGGTAAGACAACTAATTTAAGTTAGTTGAATAATCATTCTATTTAATtaacaacaaatttttaaataaaatttagatttataaacaaattaatcatttactaatggGGTTGAAAaatattgtagaaaaaaaaatgagaatgaaGACATTCATGGATTTGACTTAAATGTATCTTAAACCATCCAAATTGATTATGGTAGACCCAAAAGTGATTTTGCAAGCCCGTCTTAATTAATCTTGTGGGTTTGAGACCCTTTCATACTTTTTCATTGTAGTGAGCGAGTCAATGCTCATTAATAATTTTGAACAATTATCACGAATATTAGGGATGAAAAAAGTCCGAactataagatttaaaatttcttCTAAAGATTGAGACAAAAAATTGTACATATCTGGCTTGCGTTTAATTGAGCCACACCACATTATTAGTATATTAAtcaaaattttgacactaaattCTTAGTAATAAATAGATGAATTTACTAAAAGAAGACCATATATTTAAAACATctgaactttttttattttggtgtggtACAAGCTAAGTTTTGTTTGAGGAAAAATGTTACCTTAGCTTCAAACACGCATTCACAGAAATAGTGAGACACAGTtatacttaaaataaaaattaatcaataaatgTACCATGAAACTAAGTTTTAAACTTCTAATAATAAAGATTATGTTGGACAAACCGTGTTGACATGAATAAACACTAGCGTATTAACATTATTGTGTGCCATTACTAACCAATTTCTGAAATTTAAAATCTTCCTATGTAGTTGACCagatatcaaattaaaataaatttatacttatattagATAGTTTCTCAATAAAATCTGTACCATATGATCACTGAATTTTACATTTTTATGCATGTTGTACGTAAAACTTATTGCTTGTTGACGCGTCAATTACATTCAATGCTATTTTGTTTTAATGCTTCCAtgtgttattatttttctttgttctttcttcttctaGCGTATGAGACTTACCCAAAATTAAAGGTGACTACGTACTATAGCTTGTTATTGACGTGTGTGACTTAAGaaattctcaatttctttccatttgaaTCCACTTTATACCATGTACTTCTACTTTTATCATTTATGTTGAGAGTTCTAGCTACATAAAAATCTTTAGAgtaaatgctttttttttttcttgaccaTTTGTAGGAAGAGTAAAGTATTTTTCTaccatttgaaaatttttaatcagtttctaataattataattggTCTAAGCAGCTCTTATAATAATAAACAGTTGATGTGTCAGAAGCCACTTTAAACCAATTATTTggatcattaaaaatcaattaaaaattttcaaattattaaaaaacgcTTTGTCTTTAAAACAAATGATGAAAATATGCTCAAATCATTATTTTTAAAGTGACGAATTTAAGATTTGAACCAACCTTCAATATGGCAAATGATATTTGTTTAAAGTTACAATTTACTAACCCGAGATACTATTAACCTACTGCAAATGAAATTCCTCTGAATTTGCAATTCTCTCAACTTTAATTAGTTATACTTTATAGTGTATTCTAATAAGTGTTATATTATTTATAGATTaattagataatatataaattaatgttaaatttaaattattttatattaaaaatattttgtaaaatatttatttaataatttatatataattttatataattattcaattaaaatatattttattatttaaaaatttaaatttatttatttttaaaaaagacataaaccttttatattaaaattgtacAAAATTACATCTTCATATGGTGTAGTATggattataaataattaaaaaaaaatgaacgagaataaaaaataccaaaaatattaTAATCATGATATATTTGAATACACCTAATAAGGAGATGTGCCAAAtttgcaaaaaatataaattagttttATAATCACAATATATTTGAATATACCTAGTAAGAACATGTCCCAAAGTTAAACTTACTTGGATTCATAGaaatgaatgagaatgaaaatactaaaaatataaatataaaattatgaattaattttataatcatgatatatttgaatatatttagtaaaaaaatGTGACAAATTTAAACTTATTTGAAGGAATTTTTGCTAATTTATATAagagattaaaaaataaagagtagTAGAGTCTTATGTAGCATGCATAAGTAGAACAAATAATGTAGTAGTAAAAGTATTGATATGTATAAgttgtaaaattttaatatttgtaattgaaattttttataattattattattatgacacttttaatatatatattattgtatttaattattattttatattttaattaaataataatagataagatttttttatttttttaaaaattttttactaaaagaTGATtagttgatttttaaattttgtgaagTAAACAAAATTACTGACCTAGTATCGTTAAAAAGAAAAGTATGACTTaagtacaatataaaaaaaacttaggtattaacttttatataataagaataaatgGATAAAAATTCAGTGAATGATGATTagtagttttaatttattttcttaatttttaaataattaaaattttaaatatatattgttttttaaaatgtcaaaaatataaaaaattaaaatttttctatttaaaatttaGGAAAATAAGTTAGAATTCTAATATTTTTCAACTTCAATTCAGTTCCCGTATCAAACACCGCTACAcaacaaactttttttttttttacactaaAACTGTCAAATCCTAACACTCAATAACAAATAATAGGAAAATGTTAAGTATGCTTCGATTggttttataaaagaaaaaaaataatgaattgtcTGTTAGAAATGGTACTTCCTAATTTTTCTATCTAAACACATTTATtggaaaaaaatgtttaaaatttttcttttcaaaattattgaaTAAACTCAACAGTTGGCATAAGTATAACACTGAGTAGAGAGAGCAATCCTAAGTGAAATAAACACTATGGCTTCAATCTTCTTCAACAAAATCATCAAATGTTTGATATGTCACCACATAACAGATTCACAATACACCTGAGTTATTGGAACATCACTATTAAAAGTATGGGATTTGGAtgctctaaattttgaatttcactttagagaataaagtttgatctctcaccatttattttataagtaggaccaagagaaaatatgagagaaaaaccATTTAAGGGTAAAAGATcaaactttactctctaaagtgaaattcaaaatttaaaagatccaAATCCAAAAGTATGACACTTAGTTTCATACCGGCGAGTCAATTCATTCTCCTTCCTCATTGGATGGTATGTAGGATACGTCGACTCAGTATACGAGAAAAAATAAGTACACAAAATATTTCTCGCTAAAAATTGGGTCTAACAAAAAATCACCAGAATGACTGGGACAATATGTGCCTAATACATTCCTTATGTTATCAATGAAATCAATGATCAATGATGTTGCATTTTATGGTGTTCTTCTGTTATCTTTCTTAGCAACATTACTTTTTTCACTATTAGTATCAGCTCTAGATACTCgtgtcttcttcttcagcatctgaaTTCAACATCCAATCTTCTGAGTCACCAAGTGCACTCTTTGGTGCATTATGATAGCCAGAAGAATCACTGACCTTACCCTCTTGACCCTTCTTACCATTCCTTTTGTCCCCTCTTGATTCGATGTGATTACTCATCGTCACTGCTGCGGCTCTTGTAGTCTTCCCTGAACTGCCTTGCCGTGTCGTTTTCTTCCTCGTCGGACTCCCACATTGCATTCTCGACATCACTGAACATACCTTCTGATTCAGAATCTTCTGTGGCTATATTCCTCTTAAATTTACCCTCACTCTGCCTATTTGAGCATTCTCTAGTTCTGGAGCTATATGTACCGGTATTGTTCTGCTTCCCTCTATCAACCCTGTTTCCCTTGAACCTAGGCCTAGCTTCTAACCGGCCGTCAGAGTAAGAATCTCCATCGAGATCACTAGCATCTGAGATATTACTTGACTGCCACTCATCATCATTGTTGTCATCAGAATGAGCGTTGTCTTCATCTTCACTATCAGTGACTCTATGCTTGGAATGCATTTTCTGCTGAACCCTTGACCCTCTACCCTCATTGTCATAGTCATCATTTCTAGAAGCATCCAATCTTCTGAATCTCCCACTATACTCTTCTCTGTTCCAATATCTAATCCTCCCCATCTCTTcattctcttttgcttcttcagCTTCGTATTCTTTATCTGCTGCATCCTCTATCTCAGCAATGAACCGATCTAACTCTTCTTGATCACTATCATCGGCAGGCTCCGTCTCTTCCAAACTTTCGGGAGGCTCAATTAGTGATGCCTTGCCTTCTTTGAAGACATAAGGGCTTCCCTCCTTCTTGTCAATGGCATTGAAAAACGTGGAAGCAACTCTCTGGATGCTAGCCATGGCAGCCGGATCCTCGGGATTTACTCCCATCCGCCGGAGCTGCTGTTCTAATTTCTTTATGTTTAACTTCTGAGATTCGAGAGCTTGCTCAAATCTTGCCTTGAATAGAGCCTGCATACAATAGGAATTAGGAAATACTACATTACCTCCTCCAACATTAATTTCTTCCTATATCAGCTACTAGGGAGCAAAAGGaagatttctttttattttttattaaaagaagataaataataataataaaggaaaagtgCAATATATTTATCCCCTTGAACTTTGACTCACGCAATTTACCCTCAAAGCTGCATATGAATAAAGTTCAGGGGAGTAAATTGGATTTTTCAATATTGGCATCAAGAAAGATGTTATAAAGTACAACGAGGAATATAACAATGTGAAGCTCACCTTCCTCTTTGTAAGGGTGTTAACAGGTATTAAATTTTTAGGTTGACGATAATTTCTACCACGGAACATGATGATTGTTTTCACATCGTGAACATTAATCACAATCCCACCACTCAATCTTGCCAGCATTGAGGCCATCTCTTTGATTTTTTCCTTGGGGAAGTTGTCGCAACAAACTTGCACAGTCTCATGAAACTTCCAATGCATGTGCATATTTTGAACAACTCCTCCAAAGACTCCACGGACACCAACTGGAACATAATTCTTATTCTTGAATCCAATTTTTTTAAATGCCTGAAGCTGTTCGGGTGTTAAGAGCTCTGGATCATGCCGGGGGGGAGGCAGGTCTGGTAGTTCATATTTCTTGAGCTTTTGTAGTAGCAATGCCACTTTTTTCTTGGCCTGCACTAGTTGAAAAGTAAGTCAATATAGATTTAACATATAACAAGCGACACAACAATATTGACCGAACGTTAGTTCAAATGAGCAATCTACAATGTAGACGTAAAATCTATCAAAGAAAtgacttaaatgaaacttaaagcCAATACCAAATaatcaatttctattttcttcgATCAAGAAACAACAGCAACCTTAAATGCTACATACTGTCTTAGAGAAACATTTGAGCTTACCCCGTTTCCCACAGACATCTAAGTTCAGGCATTATCGGTATAACATATAACACAATTCCTTTTACCAATTCAAATAAAGTCATTCAATCTTAATGAGCAATTAGAACAAAACAATTCTATTTACCGATAGCAACCACACCAACAAATGCAAATCCTTTATGCCAACTATTACAACATCATTACATGAACTTAGCATGAAGTAAATAGTCAAGTACAAACAGCTATTTCGATTTTCGAACTGCTCAAAAGAAGGAATCGAGAACTTACCCTTTTGAGATTATAAATGAGCCTCTCCTCCTCGGTCATTAGTTTCTTCTTCAGTTTCTTAGCTCTCCGAATCTCCCTTAATGTTTTACCAGACTCCTTCTGCATTCGCCTTTCCACCTTGCTTCTCATACTCCTTCCTTTCGTTGACATTGCCCGCGATGATCCATTCAAAAGATTGAATGTCTTAAAAGAAGAATACTTCGAAGTAACTTCATCATGTGGCTGAACTTGAATAATGTTGGTTGATATGTGCAGCTGTGCATGTTCTAAAGTTACAGCATTTCTGagcagaaaaagaaaaggaaaaaaaaaaatcagaatcaCAAAGGAATCTTGACAAATGGTAAAATAGCATCTCTATGCTAACAGAAAACTAGAAACACTATTAAATTAACAACAAAGAAATTCAATTTCTTGTTCATACTATACAATACACACAGACCTCGGTCACTGGTGGGATTGAAAACAAATGGGATCCCCAATCAAATTCAAACCTACGGCAAGAAAAAGCTACTGTTGCTAAACATCTAAAGTTGGAAGAGAGTAACAAAGAAATCACACTCATTTCAGCCAAAGCTATAAACTTTGAATTGAAACAGAATTGGGTATAGATGGAATTTCattatttaaatccaaaaacaaaaaaacagagAATTAGAGAAGAAAGACATACTTGTAGAGATTGGGATGAAGTTGAAGGAGAGAGGGTAGCGACTTGAAGCAATGCTTCTGCAGATTCCTAGCAGCAAACATTGATGAATCGAAGAATCGAAGGTGGTGGTTGAATCAGTTAACAGTTAAAGTATATGCCACTATTCACTATTCAGtagtcactcactcactcactcttcTTCGCTGTTCTTTCAGGGTTTAATCGCTCTCTCTCATTCTCTAGCATGTCTTGAATATCATTCAAAGAAGAAGTAATCTGAATCAGTTCTCCATAGTTGTCGTTGCTATTGGAAAAAGGAAACTTTGCCAAACGCGCCCTTGAATTGTAGGTTTAGGTTTTTTGTATGGGAGAGACTAGAGAGAGGGTTTAGAAAGCTATGGCTATTGGTTAattgaatcaattttattttattttcaatttaatctgattcgatttttttttaatttttttttaaagatgttattattaaaaaataaaaataatttttaaattggtaaaataaatattcactaaataataatatacgaataaaatataaatatgtaacaaattaaaatattataactaaaattttaaattcaagaataaaataataatttgataaatgaGTGGAATGGAAATTTAACCAAGTTTTCCTTTACACAATTATTTAATgttatcaaattattaattaaatttgttaataatatataaataatatttgatattataaaattcagaagaattaaatattatatttgaataaaaatattttttagttataaataatatttgtttaGAATGCGAATAGAATTCAGATTGAGGAACTTAAACGCGGATGTAAAGTTAGGATAAAGTTTAACTTTAAACTCTATCTTACCCTATCATTATCAATATATCACcttagttttgattaatttttttatttaaattaaattaaataaataattttatttagattGCTTTAAATTTGAAAGCTCCTAACTTTAAAAAGGATAATATGCACTAGTTTTTTCAGTTAATAATTCTtcaatttgtatattttaatttttaagttatatATAGACAGAAAAAGGATTATATCAGAGGCAAAAGCAAACTTTTTTAAACTTGCTTTTTGAAGATTAAACTTGTCTTCAACTTGTATCACTTTCAATGCTTACTTAGCACATAAACAGGACAACCATTTGTTAAAAGATATGgttatttttatcataaaataggCAAATATGATTATTTTcataagataagatgagatagAGAAGAATAAGGAGATTAGATAAAAATCTAATTGTCTATaccacaaaacaaaacaaaaaaagataaaaatctaATTGTACAGTAAGAGAAATATTTCTTAAGATTAGGAGCCAATAAAATTGTGCTTACTTGTCACAACTACAAGCATTTTAAATAGTGAAACATTTAGGCAATCCAAATCTTGGTTCCTAAAAGGCTAAAACATATATTATGCTGCTATTATATGATTAGATATAACATAGATACAACTTCATATTCTCAGATGACCAAACTAACACAATATGAACTATCATATTACAATTAAACAACAATTTATTTACTAGTTAAAATATTTCATCACAACAATAcgttctaaattctaaattctaaactcAGACAAACAATGACAATACTTCTCACAATACAACATGGTAGAGTGAAACAGTTCACATATAGAAAAACCTTACACCTACTTAAGCTAAATGATTCAACTATATGATGATATCTCTTCTGGGATTAGCATTGGTGTCAAATACAACTTGGTTCAGCAAATACATTATGGTATGTCCAGCCATTGAAGGTCAATGATATTGTCTTGAGAACAAAATTGCAAATTCTGCATCACATATAAGTGAGAGCATGTTAACATAATCAAAAAACCACAAAGGTCATATTTGATGATTGTCTTAGAACAGAAATACAGATATATTAGAAAACACAAACTTATTTATAGAAATTTCTACTCTATGACTAAATGTGTTTATAACAGAACAAAAATTATTTCGGTATCTTTGTATTTTCTGTTCTAAGACACTTATCGAATATAAGCTAATGATATGTTTGGTTGCATGGTGACAATAGGATGGACAATTTCATGGAACAACTTTCATCTTTTAAACTTTTACATACAGTgctcatccatgaaaactttcgTTCCATTTTAATTTTACACTGCGAACCGAACATACCCTACGACGACAAGGGTGATCGAGTGCTTACAGAAAGATCAAAATCAGGAGGACTGTCCAGTCCCAGGTTATCCAGCACTGAAATTCCATAACAATCATTCACATCCCCAAACAATTCAGCTGCATTTCCATTTGCATTGCAAGCAAAGCCTTTCAGATTGTTGGACTTCAAACCAGAATCATTTAGGTAAGCAGAAGAAGAATCTAATGTCTGTTCCTTGCATAGTAAGATATCATCCAATCCAATAAAGTCAGAGTTTTCAACAGGTTGTGTTTCAACAGATAACAATGCAGTGTTGTTAAAGCCTCCATTATTTTCATCACCATGAACTTCAGATGGTGGTGGGGCAAGAGATTCTCCATGAATAGtaggctttccatcctagtcCATCACATGAAAATTCGATTAAAACAAATCAAAACGCgtatatagtaaaaaaatttagCATAACTTAGTTCTAGGCCTATTAGTACAATCAAGAAATGTTCATAGAATTGAGGGAGTatttcatttctctttttcatttgagtTCACTAAAAGGATGATCAGCCTTCAATAGCTACCTACCTGAGTGAATAGCATAAGGTCAGTTTCATCAAAATTGTCATCACAGTCAACAGATTTTCCTGTCCGAGGCCGTTTTGGTGGATTTGGATTCGGTGTTCTTGGACTTGCTTGTAATGCCATGACAGAATCTTCAGCCACCAATGGATTCAGCTtattcttcttagttttcttctTCTGCTGATAGAAAATCTTTGAAACCACATATTCACCTTCCTTCTCACCTTCATCATTCCCTAGATGGTACTGATGCATCACCCATTTCGATTTATTCGGCTTTGCACCTCTTTTAGGCCTTATGTAAAGAACCATGATCTTCTTGAAGCCCTTGTGTACTCCATTTTCTGTTACAGCTTTGGTCTTACCGGTCTTATGCCAGCGAACATGCTCCTCACTTAGGCCTAGTTGATGATTAATCTTTCGACGCTTTCGTTGTCCGGTAGCatatgcattagttgttttgtgAAAGAAATGAACACTGGCCCCATCTTTCTTAGCACCTGCAAACATTGCAGGTCTAATTTTTTTTGAGAATGTTGCAATGTCATTGTtatgaggtagttaattatataTGGTTCACAACTTTGAGAACTATACACAATTCATTGATTCCAAATGCTACATGAATTTCATATTCATTGTTCTTCTCTTTCCTTCTCTTGTTTCTGCTATGTGCATGAACTACTCTGAGTCTTAGGACATTGGTTTATCACACTTTGCCTTGCTGAGATAACTGTTACAGTCATGATTCGAATCTTATAATTTACACTTCGGATTGTATTACTTAACTACTGCCAAATCAAAATCAATTTGGATGCAAGGtgatcaaaaggaacaaagatcAAATTGAAATTGTGGCTACTATTCAAAAGGAGTTTGAACATGCATGGTGAAATGAACAAAGATCAAATTGAAATTGTTCAACTTTCAAACATATCACAAGTTGAAACTTGTGTGTTCATATGCATACATGGTAGATATACTTCGCCATCTTGTTCACATTAGTTGCTTATATAAAAGACTAAGAGTTTGGTGATTTAGATATATGGAATTTGAATTATGAGTTAATATTAGTGTTGTTAGTGAAAATTTGTAAGGTCTCATTTTGAGTGTTGTTTCTCCACATTAGTGTGTACCAAGTCTATTTGGTTACTCTTTTGGTTGTTAGAGAAGATTCGTATTAATTATTCGTGTCTCTCTTTGTATAGGGAGAAGTATTTTGTTCTTGTTTACTTCTCCTGAGAGCCAAGAGTTTATACTTTATACTATTTGATAGTACTATAAAGTATTTTTGGTGTATTTGAGACTTGGTTTAGTTTAAGTATTTGGTCATTATTTTGGTATCACATATTTTGTATTTCCTTCATATTTGTTTGTCGTCTTTGCCACGTAGGCATAAGCCGAACCACGTTAATGTATTTTGTGTCACTTTTTGTTATTCAGCTTACTTGCTCTTACTATCTAAAATCCTAACACTCAACTTGGAATTTCATGCGAAAGTAAGATCCACAATCCAAGCAAGTTTGTTATATGCCTGTTGATATTTGATTAAACCACTACATTATATATCCCAACATGCTAGAATGTATTGTATTTTTCATGCTTTTCTAGTTTCTTGGTCAAGTATAAATGTTCACAAAAAAAGAGCAATATCTTTAAGGAATAAGGTTCATAAGGAACCCTGATTTTAAGTTATTAGCTAACATTGAAAGAGAAGGTAACTAGAGAAACCTCACCTGGAAGATTTTCTGGATGTGTGTAGCATATTCCTTGGTCTCCTTCTAGTGTTGGGATGAAATCTTGGATAAAGGCATGAGGCACTTTGTTTCCAACACAACATTTTGCTGCCAAATGTTCCAACAGTTCTACGTCGGAAGGATCAAACTTCACGCCGGCCGGAAAGCCTGGCCACTCAGGAGAAACCTACAAAAGGCAAAGGAATGTTCTTAATGAAACATCTGTAATCATGAATTTATAC
Encoded here:
- the LOC112751432 gene encoding CRM-domain containing factor CFM9, mitochondrial; translation: MFAARNLQKHCFKSLPSLLQLHPNLYKNAVTLEHAQLHISTNIIQVQPHDEVTSKYSSFKTFNLLNGSSRAMSTKGRSMRSKVERRMQKESGKTLREIRRAKKLKKKLMTEEERLIYNLKRAKKKVALLLQKLKKYELPDLPPPRHDPELLTPEQLQAFKKIGFKNKNYVPVGVRGVFGGVVQNMHMHWKFHETVQVCCDNFPKEKIKEMASMLARLSGGIVINVHDVKTIIMFRGRNYRQPKNLIPVNTLTKRKALFKARFEQALESQKLNIKKLEQQLRRMGVNPEDPAAMASIQRVASTFFNAIDKKEGSPYVFKEGKASLIEPPESLEETEPADDSDQEELDRFIAEIEDAADKEYEAEEAKENEEMGRIRYWNREEYSGRFRRLDASRNDDYDNEGRGSRVQQKMHSKHRVTDSEDEDNAHSDDNNDDEWQSSNISDASDLDGDSYSDGRLEARPRFKGNRVDRGKQNNTGTYSSRTRECSNRQSEGKFKRNIATEDSESEGMFSDVENAMWESDEEENDTARQFREDYKSRSSDDE
- the LOC112749286 gene encoding SUPPRESSOR OF GAMMA RESPONSE 1 encodes the protein MASWVIDIGGLAKKVKNNTLPLADQINDCGAYCECPICHYHIDNIDVSPEWPGFPAGVKFDPSDVELLEHLAAKCCVGNKVPHAFIQDFIPTLEGDQGICYTHPENLPGAKKDGASVHFFHKTTNAYATGQRKRRKINHQLGLSEEHVRWHKTGKTKAVTENGVHKGFKKIMVLYIRPKRGAKPNKSKWVMHQYHLGNDEGEKEGEYVVSKIFYQQKKKTKKNKLNPLVAEDSVMALQASPRTPNPNPPKRPRTGKSVDCDDNFDETDLMLFTQDGKPTIHGESLAPPPSEVHGDENNGGFNNTALLSVETQPVENSDFIGLDDILLCKEQTLDSSSAYLNDSGLKSNNLKGFACNANGNAAELFGDVNDCYGISVLDNLGLDSPPDFDLSNLQFCSQDNIIDLQWLDIP